The Trinickia acidisoli genome includes a window with the following:
- a CDS encoding ABC transporter permease, translating into MDIQQAGSLASSAVVAAIPLMLAGIGELVTEKSGVLNLGIEGMMLMGAVTGYAVTVQTGHPWIGVAASIGAGAAMALLFAFLTLTMLANQVATGLSLAIFGTGLSAYIGKGYTSASVSATIDALPIPGLVHIPVLGPALFALTPLGYLAFALFGLVAWFLYRTRAGLVLRSVGESPSVAHSVGFSVIGVRYGATLFGGGMAGLAGGYYSIVYLHLWQEQLTAGRGWIALALVVFATWRPARLLIGALLFGAVTGLQFYAQAVGVPVPTQFLAMLPYLATIVVLAIISRNPNTIKLNAPASLGKPFFATS; encoded by the coding sequence ATGGACATTCAACAAGCTGGCTCGCTTGCATCAAGCGCCGTCGTCGCCGCGATTCCGCTGATGCTTGCCGGCATCGGCGAGCTCGTCACCGAAAAGTCGGGCGTGCTCAATCTCGGCATCGAAGGCATGATGCTGATGGGCGCCGTGACGGGCTACGCCGTCACCGTTCAGACAGGCCACCCTTGGATCGGCGTGGCCGCGTCGATCGGCGCGGGGGCCGCGATGGCGCTACTGTTCGCCTTTCTCACGCTGACGATGCTCGCCAACCAAGTGGCGACGGGTCTCTCGCTCGCGATCTTCGGCACCGGCTTGTCGGCATATATCGGCAAGGGCTATACGTCGGCATCGGTCAGCGCGACGATCGATGCGTTGCCGATTCCCGGGCTCGTGCATATTCCCGTGCTCGGGCCCGCGCTATTCGCGCTGACGCCGCTCGGCTATCTCGCGTTTGCGTTGTTCGGTCTCGTCGCTTGGTTCCTCTACCGGACGCGCGCGGGGCTCGTGCTGCGCTCGGTCGGCGAATCGCCCTCGGTCGCGCATTCGGTCGGTTTCTCCGTGATTGGCGTGCGCTATGGCGCGACGCTGTTCGGCGGCGGGATGGCCGGGCTCGCGGGCGGCTACTATTCGATCGTCTATTTGCACCTGTGGCAGGAGCAATTGACGGCGGGCCGCGGCTGGATCGCACTCGCACTCGTGGTGTTCGCCACTTGGCGGCCGGCTCGGCTGCTCATCGGCGCGCTGCTGTTCGGCGCCGTGACGGGGCTGCAGTTCTATGCGCAGGCCGTGGGCGTGCCGGTGCCGACGCAATTTCTCGCCATGCTGCCGTACTTGGCGACGATCGTCGTGCTGGCCATCATTTCGCGCAACCCGAACACGATCAAGCTCAATGCACCCGCGTCGCTCGGCAAGCCGTTCTTCGCGACGAGCTGA
- a CDS encoding BMP family ABC transporter substrate-binding protein produces the protein MRRKTLTLLAASAALALGAVLAPAAQAADVPGVAFVYLGNPGDAGWTYAHDQGSKQVEAKFGSKIKITRVEDVPESADSERVFRDLASKGNKIIFGTSFGYQDFELKVAKDFPDTVFLHATGYKKAKNFGTYDVRMYQGAYLAGVVAGHMTKTNTLGFVASVPIPEVVRNINAYTLGARLVNPKVHTKVIWINSWFDPGKEKQAAETLIGQGADVLLQNTDSSATLATAEEKKVYAFGWDSDMKKFGPDAALGSVVAHWGVYYMAVIQQVLDGKWKNDPIWWGLPQQAVDLEDLNAKVPAAARADEKKAHDAIASGQRDVFTGPIKDQSGAIKVPAGKTLSDAELQRLNWYVEGVDGALPH, from the coding sequence ATGAGAAGAAAAACGTTGACCTTGCTCGCCGCAAGCGCGGCGCTCGCGCTGGGCGCCGTGCTCGCGCCGGCCGCGCAAGCGGCCGATGTGCCCGGTGTCGCGTTCGTGTATCTGGGCAACCCCGGCGACGCCGGCTGGACCTACGCGCACGATCAAGGCTCGAAGCAGGTCGAAGCCAAGTTCGGCAGCAAGATCAAGATCACGCGTGTCGAGGATGTGCCCGAGTCTGCCGATTCGGAGCGTGTGTTCCGCGATCTCGCGAGCAAGGGCAACAAGATCATCTTCGGGACGAGCTTCGGCTATCAGGACTTCGAACTCAAGGTCGCGAAGGACTTCCCCGATACCGTTTTCTTGCATGCGACGGGCTATAAGAAGGCGAAGAACTTCGGCACGTACGACGTGCGCATGTATCAGGGGGCGTATCTGGCCGGCGTCGTTGCCGGCCACATGACGAAGACGAACACGCTCGGTTTCGTCGCGTCGGTGCCGATCCCGGAAGTGGTGCGCAATATCAACGCCTACACGCTCGGTGCGCGCTTGGTCAACCCGAAGGTGCATACGAAAGTGATCTGGATCAATAGCTGGTTCGATCCGGGCAAGGAAAAGCAGGCCGCCGAAACGCTGATCGGCCAGGGCGCCGACGTGCTGTTGCAGAACACCGATTCGAGCGCCACGCTCGCGACGGCCGAAGAGAAGAAGGTGTATGCGTTCGGCTGGGACTCCGATATGAAGAAGTTCGGCCCTGACGCGGCGCTGGGCTCCGTCGTCGCGCATTGGGGCGTCTACTACATGGCGGTGATCCAGCAGGTGCTCGACGGCAAATGGAAGAACGACCCGATCTGGTGGGGCCTGCCTCAGCAAGCCGTGGATCTCGAGGACTTGAATGCGAAGGTGCCCGCGGCGGCGCGCGCCGACGAAAAGAAGGCGCACGACGCGATCGCCAGCGGTCAGCGTGACGTCTTCACGGGCCCGATCAAGGATCAATCGGGCGCGATCAAGGTGCCGGCGGGCAAGACGCTCTCCGATGCCGAACTGCAGCGCCTGAATTGGTACGTCGAAGGCGTGGACGGCGCGTTGCCGCATTGA
- a CDS encoding dodecin gives MNDHVYKYIELTGSSTKSSDDAIRCAIERASKTLRNLNWFQVTETRGHIENGSVVHWQVTLKLGMRLED, from the coding sequence ATGAACGACCATGTCTACAAGTACATCGAACTGACCGGTTCGTCGACGAAATCGAGCGACGACGCCATCCGGTGCGCCATCGAGCGCGCCTCGAAAACGCTGCGCAATTTGAACTGGTTTCAGGTGACCGAGACGCGCGGGCACATCGAAAACGGCAGCGTCGTCCATTGGCAGGTGACGCTGAAGCTGGGCATGCGTCTCGAAGATTGA
- a CDS encoding NAD(P)-dependent oxidoreductase yields MEIGFCGPGLMGAPMIKHLLRAGHTVWVWNRTRAKAQPLAADGARIVDAPRDLVAHAQAVFLCVSDTHAVEEVVFGLGGLLGEDTADAGAGRMRWIVDHSSIAPAATRDYAQRAARHGIGWVDAPVSGGVPGAQAGTLAVMAGGNAADVTAVEPLIGAYAARVTRMGDVGAGQMTKLCNQAIVCATVAGIAEAVGLAQAAGIDAARLPEALAGGWADSVLLRTFVPRMTESGHAPIGSLRTFQKDIDTVAEAARATGAVMPVVGAVQQVLRLGAAMGLGEADLAAFIDIVRPQASAVGRGGR; encoded by the coding sequence ATGGAAATCGGATTTTGCGGACCGGGCCTCATGGGCGCGCCGATGATCAAGCATTTGCTGCGCGCGGGGCATACCGTCTGGGTCTGGAATCGCACGCGTGCGAAAGCACAGCCGCTGGCGGCCGACGGCGCGCGCATCGTCGACGCGCCGCGCGATCTCGTCGCTCATGCACAGGCGGTGTTTCTATGCGTGTCCGACACGCACGCCGTCGAGGAGGTCGTCTTCGGTCTCGGCGGCTTGCTTGGCGAGGATACGGCTGATGCCGGCGCAGGACGCATGCGCTGGATCGTCGATCATTCGAGCATCGCGCCCGCGGCGACGCGCGACTACGCGCAGCGGGCAGCGCGGCACGGCATCGGGTGGGTCGACGCGCCCGTCTCGGGCGGTGTGCCCGGTGCGCAGGCCGGCACGCTCGCCGTCATGGCGGGCGGCAATGCGGCCGACGTCACGGCCGTCGAGCCGCTCATCGGCGCCTATGCCGCGCGCGTCACGCGGATGGGCGACGTGGGAGCGGGCCAGATGACGAAACTGTGCAACCAAGCGATCGTTTGCGCGACGGTGGCGGGCATTGCCGAAGCGGTCGGGCTCGCGCAGGCGGCCGGCATCGATGCGGCTCGGCTGCCCGAGGCGCTTGCGGGCGGTTGGGCCGATTCAGTCTTATTGCGCACGTTCGTGCCGCGCATGACCGAAAGCGGCCATGCGCCTATCGGCTCGCTGAGGACGTTTCAGAAGGACATCGACACGGTGGCCGAGGCGGCGCGCGCGACCGGTGCCGTGATGCCGGTGGTGGGGGCGGTGCAGCAGGTGCTGCGGCTAGGGGCGGCGATGGGGCTCGGTGAGGCCGATCTGGCGGCATTTATCGATATCGTGCGGCCGCAGGCGAGCGCAGTGGGGCGCGGCGGACGATAG
- a CDS encoding sensor histidine kinase — MKLFTKGLLLIAVPSLVELALVGMLSKTQEQVTQAAQWASHSKQVLYQASAIVDPLLREAARVRAGLILGDASFVDRQVVWVDLGDRLSRLEKLVEDDPLQVERVRRMRAAVNTYRAQTDQVYAALREGKHMQLTSFDNAPLPPAIQAFRDELSAFVADESRLDTERSADLAATREQQRYALIAAIAGSMLIWAIAALAFVGNIGRRLSTLTANAQRLGRSQALGAPLAGNDELADLDAALHRTSVRLTESEHDQGALQATLETRAQELTQVNDNLRQQKQDNDMFIYSVSHDLRSPLVNLQGFSRELQVSCDDLRTMLDAARLPEVERTRITGVLDGNLSEALHYLRTAVARSASIIDALLRISRAGRLEYQWQRVSVARAVARVVESLHQAVVERGVAVSVGELPPVWGDPTAIEQIFANLIGNAVNYVDPSRPGRVEIGTLEQPPRESGERAPRMRTYYVRDNGLGIPDACMPKMFSAFQRLHGDRAKGDGIGLALVRRVSERHGGRAWVESTEGVGSTFYVTLPEQPLRMT; from the coding sequence ATGAAACTATTCACGAAGGGGCTGCTGCTGATCGCCGTGCCGAGCTTGGTCGAACTTGCGCTCGTCGGCATGTTGTCGAAGACGCAGGAGCAGGTGACGCAGGCGGCGCAATGGGCGTCGCACAGCAAGCAGGTGCTCTACCAGGCATCGGCCATCGTCGATCCGCTCTTGCGGGAGGCTGCGCGCGTTCGCGCCGGTCTGATTCTCGGCGATGCGTCCTTCGTGGATCGGCAGGTCGTGTGGGTCGATCTCGGCGATCGGCTGTCGCGGCTCGAAAAGCTCGTCGAAGACGATCCGCTGCAAGTGGAGCGCGTGCGGCGCATGCGCGCGGCGGTCAACACGTATCGCGCGCAGACCGATCAGGTCTATGCGGCGCTGCGCGAGGGCAAGCACATGCAGCTTACGTCGTTCGACAACGCGCCGCTGCCCCCCGCGATTCAAGCGTTTCGCGACGAGCTCAGCGCGTTCGTCGCCGATGAATCGCGGCTCGATACCGAGCGGAGCGCGGACCTCGCCGCGACCCGCGAACAGCAGCGCTACGCGCTGATCGCCGCGATCGCAGGCTCGATGCTGATTTGGGCGATCGCGGCGCTCGCGTTCGTCGGCAATATCGGCCGGCGCCTGAGCACGCTGACGGCCAACGCGCAGCGGCTCGGCCGGTCGCAGGCGCTCGGTGCGCCGCTCGCCGGCAACGACGAGCTTGCCGACCTCGATGCCGCGCTGCATCGAACGAGCGTGCGGTTGACCGAATCGGAACACGATCAGGGCGCGCTGCAGGCGACGCTCGAGACGCGCGCGCAAGAGCTGACGCAGGTCAACGACAATCTGCGGCAGCAAAAGCAGGACAACGACATGTTCATTTATAGTGTGTCGCACGATTTGCGCTCGCCGCTCGTCAATCTGCAAGGGTTCTCGCGCGAGTTGCAAGTTTCGTGTGACGACTTGCGTACGATGCTCGACGCGGCGCGGTTGCCTGAAGTCGAGCGCACGCGCATCACGGGCGTGCTCGACGGTAACTTGAGCGAGGCGTTGCACTATTTGCGCACCGCCGTCGCGCGCTCGGCCTCGATCATCGATGCACTGCTGCGGATCTCGCGTGCCGGCCGGCTCGAATACCAGTGGCAGCGCGTGAGCGTCGCGCGCGCGGTGGCGCGCGTCGTCGAATCGCTGCACCAGGCGGTCGTCGAACGCGGCGTCGCCGTGTCCGTCGGCGAGTTGCCGCCCGTGTGGGGCGACCCAACTGCGATCGAGCAGATCTTCGCCAATCTTATCGGCAACGCCGTCAATTACGTCGATCCGTCTCGCCCGGGCCGCGTCGAGATCGGCACGCTCGAGCAGCCGCCGCGCGAAAGCGGCGAACGAGCGCCTAGAATGCGTACCTATTATGTTCGCGACAACGGGCTTGGGATTCCCGACGCTTGCATGCCGAAAATGTTCAGCGCATTTCAAAGGCTGCACGGCGACCGCGCCAAAGGCGACGGCATCGGGCTCGCGCTCGTGCGCCGCGTGAGCGAGCGGCATGGCGGACGCGCATGGGTCGAATCGACGGAGGGCGTCGGCTCGACGTTTTACGTGACGCTGCCCGAGCAGCCGTTGCGGATGACCTGA
- a CDS encoding hybrid sensor histidine kinase/response regulator yields the protein MIDVSRQEPARVLVVDDDEGILRLARKSLERAGCRVFAYPSAKAAHAQLAADAPDLLVLDYQLGSAETGLDFFRRLRAEGTALPAILVTGFTDESRVIEALRAGISDVVPKAGGYLDYLPEAVERVLAQVRLQRASAEALLLRDREAHYRSLSEALPHLVFTRNAQGECDFFSKQWYAYTGLDEAASRGLGWFDAVHPDDRDALRRSWLDAVGGAADVDYRHELRLRAADGTYRWFDMRIAAVLDASGGVGKWFASCTDIQSQREAMEERERLLAAEQCARQTAEEANRAKDRFLAMLSHELRTPLTPVLAGTRVLETMPELPAAAQASVKMIRRNIELEARLIDDLLDLTRVANGKLRLALETVDVHDVVDSVLELFRAEIQVKALDVHVDKRAEHHYVLADPARLQQMLWNLVRNAAKFTPDGGHIYVRTRDARMRIEIEIEDTGIGIAPEQIGKLFNAFEQGSQRMTQQFGGLGLGLAITKALTDAHGGSVSARSPGPHCGATFAIALPTTAAPAVEPVPAASAKAAGDERIAILLVEDHVDTADVMAHLMRALGHDVAVAASVAEALAATHARAFDLIVSDVGLPDGTGLDFVSTVRRHSQVPAIALTGYGSDEDVRRCLAAGFTAHLTKPVNFTQLEVLIQRAAEAKAQGGAPQRVG from the coding sequence ATGATCGACGTTTCTCGCCAGGAGCCTGCCCGCGTGCTCGTCGTCGACGACGACGAGGGTATTTTGCGACTCGCACGAAAGTCGCTGGAACGCGCTGGCTGCCGCGTGTTCGCCTATCCGAGCGCTAAGGCCGCGCATGCGCAGCTCGCAGCGGATGCCCCCGATCTGCTCGTTCTCGACTATCAGCTGGGCAGCGCCGAGACCGGGCTCGATTTCTTCCGGCGCTTGCGGGCCGAAGGCACGGCACTGCCTGCGATTCTCGTCACAGGTTTCACCGACGAATCGCGCGTAATCGAGGCGTTGCGTGCGGGTATCTCGGACGTCGTGCCGAAAGCGGGTGGCTACCTCGACTATTTGCCCGAGGCCGTCGAGCGCGTGCTGGCGCAGGTTCGCCTGCAGCGCGCATCGGCCGAGGCGCTGTTGCTGCGCGACCGCGAAGCGCACTACCGCAGCTTGTCCGAGGCGTTGCCGCATCTCGTTTTCACCCGCAATGCGCAGGGCGAGTGCGACTTCTTTTCGAAGCAGTGGTATGCCTACACGGGGCTCGACGAAGCGGCATCTCGCGGGCTCGGCTGGTTCGATGCGGTTCATCCCGACGATCGCGATGCGCTACGTCGATCGTGGCTCGACGCCGTGGGTGGGGCAGCCGATGTCGATTATCGGCACGAGCTGCGGCTGCGTGCGGCCGACGGCACCTATCGCTGGTTCGACATGCGCATTGCCGCCGTGCTCGATGCGAGCGGGGGCGTCGGCAAGTGGTTCGCGAGTTGTACCGATATTCAATCGCAGCGCGAGGCGATGGAGGAGCGCGAGCGGTTGCTCGCGGCCGAGCAATGCGCGCGGCAGACGGCCGAGGAGGCCAATCGTGCGAAGGACAGGTTCCTCGCCATGCTCTCGCACGAACTGCGCACGCCGCTTACGCCGGTGCTGGCGGGCACACGTGTGCTCGAAACGATGCCCGAGCTGCCGGCCGCCGCCCAGGCTAGCGTGAAGATGATACGGCGCAACATCGAACTCGAGGCGCGGCTCATCGACGACTTGCTCGACCTGACGCGCGTGGCCAACGGCAAGCTGCGGCTGGCGCTCGAAACGGTGGACGTGCACGACGTCGTCGACAGCGTGCTCGAGCTCTTTCGCGCCGAGATACAAGTCAAAGCGCTCGACGTGCATGTGGACAAGCGAGCCGAGCACCATTACGTGCTCGCGGACCCGGCCCGGCTGCAGCAAATGCTATGGAACCTCGTGCGCAACGCAGCGAAGTTCACGCCCGATGGCGGTCATATCTACGTGCGGACGCGCGATGCCCGGATGCGTATCGAGATCGAGATCGAGGACACCGGCATCGGCATTGCCCCCGAACAGATCGGTAAGCTGTTCAATGCATTCGAGCAGGGCAGCCAGCGGATGACGCAGCAGTTCGGCGGGCTCGGTCTGGGGCTCGCCATCACGAAAGCATTGACCGATGCGCACGGCGGCTCGGTGAGCGCGCGCAGCCCGGGCCCGCACTGCGGGGCGACGTTCGCGATCGCGCTGCCGACCACGGCCGCGCCGGCGGTCGAGCCCGTGCCGGCGGCGTCGGCGAAGGCGGCGGGCGACGAGCGGATCGCCATCTTGCTCGTCGAAGATCACGTGGACACGGCCGATGTGATGGCGCATTTGATGCGCGCACTGGGGCACGATGTAGCGGTTGCCGCATCCGTGGCCGAAGCGCTCGCGGCCACGCATGCGCGCGCGTTCGATTTGATCGTCAGCGACGTAGGTTTGCCCGACGGCACGGGCCTCGACTTCGTCAGTACGGTGCGCCGCCATTCGCAGGTGCCGGCGATCGCGCTGACAGGATACGGCTCGGACGAGGACGTGCGGCGCTGCCTGGCCGCCGGGTTCACGGCTCATTTGACCAAACCGGTCAATTTCACGCAGCTCGAAGTGCTGATACAGCGTGCGGCCGAGGCCAAAGCGCAAGGCGGCGCGCCGCAGCGCGTCGGCTAG
- the mscL gene encoding large conductance mechanosensitive channel protein MscL: protein MGIVKEFREFAVKGNVMDLAVGVIIGGAFSTIVNSIVKDLIMPIVGVATGGLDFSNKFIRLGDIPPSFKGNPESFKDLQTAGVAAFGYGSFITAVINFLILAVIVFGIVKFMNSLRKPQETAPAAPAPTPEDVLLLREIRDSLKQR, encoded by the coding sequence ATGGGCATCGTCAAGGAATTCAGGGAGTTCGCGGTCAAGGGCAACGTGATGGATCTTGCCGTCGGCGTCATCATCGGCGGCGCGTTTTCGACGATCGTCAATTCGATCGTCAAGGATCTCATCATGCCGATCGTAGGCGTCGCCACGGGCGGCCTCGACTTCTCGAACAAATTCATTCGCCTCGGGGACATCCCCCCTTCGTTCAAGGGCAATCCCGAATCGTTCAAGGACTTGCAAACCGCGGGCGTAGCCGCGTTCGGTTATGGCTCGTTCATTACGGCAGTCATCAACTTCCTGATCCTCGCGGTGATCGTGTTCGGTATCGTCAAGTTCATGAACTCGCTGCGCAAGCCGCAGGAAACCGCACCGGCCGCGCCGGCTCCGACGCCCGAAGACGTTCTGTTGCTGCGCGAGATCCGCGATTCGCTCAAGCAGCGCTGA